A stretch of the Marinobacter sp. JH2 genome encodes the following:
- a CDS encoding diguanylate cyclase: MSDESQKEKLRQHFARRVTTQARVVLDTWQKIHDDPAQAQPYRNALEAAADKLVRYARRFEMESHARAGERILERLTHWPTGSSLCTDHQQALEESVETLRHCTQRRSDENNDVPHPFRRTPVYLALADEESAARMIKQLEFFGFRASAYQTPNELMEACALSKPETILIDINFGGGASSGISTIEHLQEQHDTPIPIIFMSDEDGSIETRLRASRCGGEEFFYPAVDPGQLIEKIETYTHGNTVEPYRVLVLDDSRAQAKFMETVLKKAGMNAHIITDPMQIITALEQFSPEIILLDMYMPGCTGMEIARVIRQQDKFHSVPIIYLSAEDDVGKQLHAMSLGGDDFLTKPVDPKHLIATLHNRGRRARSLLALMIRDSLTGLFNHTHTLYLLEQEIVRTRQKDQPLCFAMIDLDYFKKVNDTFGHPIGDRILRSLSMFLKQRLRKTDHIGRYGGEEFALILPNTRPSDARNVVNEIRERFAELVQEAGDRQFKVTFSCGLAASQGDSSQSLCERADQALYVSKANGRNCVTLAEE, translated from the coding sequence ATGAGCGACGAAAGCCAGAAGGAAAAACTCAGGCAACACTTTGCCCGCCGCGTCACCACCCAAGCGCGCGTTGTTCTGGATACCTGGCAAAAAATTCACGATGACCCGGCGCAAGCCCAGCCATACCGAAACGCACTGGAAGCCGCCGCCGACAAATTGGTGCGGTACGCCCGCCGTTTCGAGATGGAAAGCCACGCTCGCGCCGGCGAACGGATTCTGGAAAGGTTGACTCACTGGCCCACGGGCTCCTCGCTCTGCACCGATCACCAGCAAGCTCTTGAAGAGTCGGTGGAAACCCTTCGTCACTGCACCCAACGTCGCAGCGACGAAAACAATGATGTGCCCCACCCATTCCGCCGGACCCCCGTCTACCTTGCGCTCGCAGACGAAGAATCGGCAGCCAGAATGATCAAACAGCTCGAATTTTTCGGTTTCCGCGCGTCGGCCTATCAAACGCCCAACGAATTAATGGAGGCGTGTGCACTGAGCAAACCCGAAACCATCCTGATCGACATCAACTTTGGTGGTGGAGCATCTTCGGGAATTTCGACGATTGAGCACCTGCAGGAACAGCATGACACCCCCATCCCGATAATTTTCATGAGCGACGAAGACGGCTCAATCGAAACGCGGTTAAGAGCGTCCCGGTGTGGTGGCGAAGAGTTCTTCTATCCGGCGGTTGATCCGGGCCAGTTGATCGAGAAAATCGAGACTTATACCCATGGTAATACCGTCGAGCCGTACAGGGTACTGGTGCTCGACGATTCCCGGGCTCAGGCCAAATTCATGGAAACGGTGCTGAAGAAGGCCGGGATGAACGCCCACATCATCACCGACCCGATGCAGATCATTACAGCACTGGAGCAATTCTCTCCCGAGATCATCCTGCTCGACATGTACATGCCCGGTTGCACAGGTATGGAGATTGCCCGCGTCATTCGCCAACAGGACAAATTTCACAGCGTACCGATCATCTACCTGTCGGCCGAAGACGACGTTGGCAAACAGCTGCACGCTATGAGCTTGGGCGGTGATGACTTTCTAACCAAACCGGTTGACCCCAAGCATTTGATCGCCACGCTGCACAACCGTGGCCGTCGAGCCCGTTCCTTATTGGCACTGATGATTCGCGACAGCCTGACGGGGTTGTTCAATCACACCCACACTCTGTATTTGCTGGAACAGGAAATCGTTCGGACGCGCCAGAAAGACCAACCGCTTTGTTTCGCCATGATCGATCTGGACTACTTCAAGAAGGTGAACGATACCTTCGGTCACCCGATTGGTGACCGAATCCTCCGAAGCTTGTCCATGTTCCTGAAGCAACGGCTGCGAAAAACTGACCACATCGGGCGGTACGGCGGTGAGGAGTTCGCGCTAATTCTGCCTAACACTCGCCCCAGCGATGCCCGCAACGTGGTCAATGAAATTCGGGAACGATTTGCCGAGCTCGTGCAAGAGGCCGGCGACCGCCAGTTCAAAGTGACCTTCAGTTGCGGGCTGGCCGCGTCGCAGGGCGACAGTTCACAGTCGTTGTGTGAACGGGCCGATCAGGCCTTGTATGTCTCAAAAGCTAATGGTCGAAACTGCGTCACACTGGCTGAAGAATGA
- a CDS encoding EAL domain-containing protein, which yields MAMVQVANRQRQYGVLSLRALLLLFTSSLLVLILLALFSVTFNTFRDYVSSQHLEHAQDAATATGVALSKAVDASDIVAASSLIDAVFDSGSYLSVKFVGHEGIMLAGRSMPLRTQVAPGWFVKVAKLSKPEGTAQVVRGWAQLGTVQVVSNLGRAYDDLWRITVGLLVGVVVIGGVGMLALWFLLRRLLQPLKELEKQARALSRRDFRKRVEVRSTRELNRVTEAMNQMTDDLGQLFAGQGKLIQHLRKVNNEDAVTGLASRSAFDQRLKVEVESEEKSAPGVLMLLQLSGFGDFNQSHGREEGDEVLRKVGKVVNTFAMKHSGAFAGRRTGAEFAVYLPGASAVDVKVWCEALVEKLDGLYSDMAAPLEIFVHAGLAIASKEADARDLLAAADTALRTAQQREESCSWIKDASGNSYHTMDTWRDIIKDAIREQRLSLWLQPMVQGPDQELQYYQVFSRICTPEGVLKAGAFVPMAERLGLIADIDRVLVASVLECLKGNLNEKLAISLGSASVADETFREDLLAMLSSAGALSRHLWVGISEMTLHHHRTQASQLIRALVKLNVPVLVDRFGVGGVPFNYLRNLPLSALRIDNSFVHDLDGHEDNRFWLESVIGIARSRGVKVFATGVERQEEYSVLCKLGIDGAMGYHLGRPFAADEKSTGE from the coding sequence ATGGCAATGGTGCAGGTAGCGAACAGACAGCGGCAATATGGTGTGCTGAGTCTTCGGGCATTGTTGTTGCTTTTTACCAGCAGTTTATTGGTACTCATTTTGTTGGCCCTTTTTTCCGTCACGTTTAACACCTTCCGGGATTATGTTTCGTCTCAGCATCTAGAGCATGCTCAAGACGCGGCGACCGCCACCGGTGTGGCGTTGTCCAAAGCCGTTGATGCTTCCGATATCGTTGCCGCCTCGTCATTGATCGATGCCGTGTTTGATAGTGGTAGCTATCTGTCGGTGAAATTTGTTGGTCACGAAGGGATTATGTTGGCGGGTCGTTCCATGCCTTTGCGAACTCAAGTGGCACCCGGCTGGTTCGTAAAGGTAGCGAAACTGTCAAAGCCCGAGGGGACGGCGCAAGTGGTGCGGGGTTGGGCACAGCTGGGAACGGTTCAGGTGGTCAGCAATCTGGGCCGGGCCTACGACGATCTTTGGCGAATCACGGTGGGGTTGTTGGTTGGGGTGGTCGTGATTGGTGGCGTAGGGATGTTGGCCTTATGGTTTTTGTTACGGCGCTTGCTGCAGCCGCTAAAGGAATTGGAAAAGCAGGCACGGGCATTAAGTCGGCGGGACTTCAGGAAAAGAGTGGAAGTGCGTTCCACCCGGGAACTGAATCGGGTGACTGAAGCCATGAATCAGATGACGGATGACTTGGGGCAGCTGTTCGCCGGACAAGGTAAGTTGATCCAGCATCTGCGGAAAGTGAACAACGAAGATGCGGTGACCGGGCTGGCAAGCCGTAGCGCGTTTGATCAGCGCCTGAAGGTGGAAGTTGAATCTGAAGAAAAATCCGCGCCAGGGGTGCTGATGCTACTTCAGCTGAGCGGTTTTGGTGACTTCAACCAAAGCCACGGTCGCGAAGAGGGCGACGAGGTGCTGAGGAAAGTGGGCAAGGTTGTTAATACGTTCGCGATGAAACATTCCGGTGCGTTTGCAGGCCGAAGAACCGGGGCGGAATTTGCAGTCTATCTGCCTGGAGCCTCGGCTGTGGATGTGAAAGTTTGGTGTGAAGCGCTAGTCGAGAAATTGGATGGGCTGTATTCCGATATGGCCGCGCCACTCGAGATCTTTGTACATGCCGGGCTGGCCATTGCATCGAAAGAAGCGGATGCCCGAGATTTGTTGGCGGCTGCGGACACCGCTTTGAGAACGGCCCAGCAACGCGAGGAGTCCTGTTCCTGGATTAAGGATGCTAGTGGCAACAGTTACCACACGATGGACACCTGGCGCGACATCATCAAAGATGCCATTCGAGAGCAGCGCTTGTCACTTTGGTTGCAGCCAATGGTGCAGGGCCCGGATCAGGAGCTCCAGTATTACCAGGTGTTCTCACGAATTTGCACGCCAGAGGGTGTGTTGAAGGCAGGCGCGTTTGTGCCCATGGCGGAACGCCTCGGTCTTATTGCCGATATTGATCGAGTGCTGGTCGCCAGTGTTCTGGAGTGCCTTAAGGGTAATCTAAACGAGAAACTCGCGATTTCGTTAGGTTCGGCCTCGGTGGCAGATGAAACGTTCCGGGAAGATCTTTTGGCGATGTTAAGCTCTGCTGGCGCCCTGAGTCGTCATTTGTGGGTTGGTATTTCGGAAATGACTCTTCACCATCATCGCACGCAGGCGAGTCAATTGATTCGAGCGCTGGTTAAACTGAACGTTCCGGTTTTAGTGGACCGTTTTGGTGTGGGAGGGGTGCCGTTCAATTACCTGCGGAATCTGCCGTTAAGCGCTCTGCGGATTGATAACAGTTTTGTTCACGATCTGGACGGCCACGAGGATAACCGGTTCTGGCTCGAGTCGGTTATCGGCATTGCCCGGAGTCGGGGTGTGAAAGTTTTCGCTACGGGTGTAGAAAGACAAGAGGAATACTCGGTACTCTGTAAATTGGGTATCGATGGCGCCATGGGCTACCATCTAGGCCGACCCTTTGCGGCCGACGAGAAATCAACAGGAGAGTAA
- a CDS encoding DUF2333 family protein — protein MPGKIRQYFKDKKEDVQDYTGGSGVIAKFILALLVVYLLITIVLGVIWSSEPDSFSVREHTRTLASSMDREPVAGFTTTATMIRLAETLLDKPGGYISNDIFPPGLWMDNMPNWEYGVLVQLRDLSRALRKDISRSQSQSAEDPDLIIAEPQLHFDSESWAIPSTENEYRRGINALKRYLNRLSDPQQSSAQFFARADNLNNWLADLETRLGSLSRTLSESVGKATVAEALSNGDESDPLSEAVSGDDVKTDWTKIDDVFYEARGTAWALLHIFRAMEVDFRKVLQDKNAMASVQQIIIELEGTQGSMWSPVILNGSGFGLLANHSLTMAAYLSRANAAISDMRDLLSRG, from the coding sequence ATGCCGGGCAAAATCAGACAGTACTTCAAGGACAAGAAAGAAGATGTTCAGGATTACACCGGTGGCAGCGGCGTAATCGCAAAGTTTATCCTGGCGCTGCTGGTGGTGTACCTGCTGATTACGATCGTGTTGGGCGTCATCTGGAGCAGTGAACCGGACAGTTTCTCGGTACGGGAGCATACCCGCACGTTGGCCAGTTCGATGGATCGTGAACCGGTAGCCGGGTTTACTACCACGGCTACGATGATTCGTTTGGCAGAGACGCTTTTGGATAAGCCGGGCGGCTACATTTCGAATGATATATTCCCTCCCGGGCTCTGGATGGACAACATGCCGAATTGGGAATACGGTGTGCTGGTGCAACTGCGGGATTTGTCTCGCGCTCTTCGAAAAGACATCAGTCGGTCCCAGAGCCAGTCGGCGGAAGACCCTGATTTGATCATTGCGGAACCTCAGCTGCACTTCGACAGCGAAAGCTGGGCGATTCCCTCCACCGAAAACGAATACCGTCGTGGTATCAATGCACTGAAACGGTATCTCAATCGTTTGTCGGACCCTCAGCAAAGCAGTGCTCAGTTTTTCGCCCGGGCGGATAACCTGAACAACTGGCTGGCGGATCTGGAAACTCGACTGGGTAGCTTGTCTCGAACGCTGAGTGAGAGTGTGGGTAAGGCGACGGTGGCCGAAGCCTTGTCGAACGGTGACGAAAGCGATCCGTTGTCCGAGGCGGTCAGTGGTGACGATGTAAAAACTGACTGGACCAAGATCGACGATGTTTTCTATGAAGCTCGCGGCACGGCGTGGGCCTTGTTGCATATTTTCCGGGCGATGGAAGTGGACTTCCGGAAGGTGCTGCAAGACAAGAATGCCATGGCGAGTGTGCAGCAGATTATCATTGAGCTGGAAGGCACGCAGGGATCTATGTGGAGCCCGGTGATTCTGAACGGCAGTGGGTTTGGTTTACTGGCAAACCACTCGTTGACGATGGCGGCTTACCTGTCGCGGGCGAACGCAGCGATTAGCGATATGCGGGATTTGCTGTCGCGGGGTTAA
- the ppa gene encoding inorganic diphosphatase produces MQFDNIPAGKNPPEDIYVAIEIPANSSPVKYELDKDMGALLVDRFMATPMFYPANYGFIPHTLADDGDPLDVLVVTPYPIQAGSVIRCRPVGVLNMEDEAGGDAKLVAVPHDKLTTIYHDVKEIDDLSELLRDQIRHFFENYKTLEPGKWVKVQGWGNAAEAKQAIVDSVNAYKG; encoded by the coding sequence ATGCAATTCGACAACATCCCAGCAGGCAAAAACCCGCCAGAAGACATCTACGTAGCCATCGAAATCCCGGCTAACAGCTCCCCGGTCAAGTACGAACTCGACAAAGACATGGGTGCCCTGCTGGTAGACCGCTTCATGGCCACCCCCATGTTCTACCCGGCCAACTACGGTTTCATCCCTCACACCCTGGCTGACGACGGCGACCCACTGGACGTACTCGTTGTAACCCCTTACCCAATCCAGGCCGGTTCTGTTATCCGCTGCCGCCCGGTTGGCGTACTGAACATGGAAGACGAAGCCGGTGGCGACGCCAAGCTTGTTGCCGTACCGCACGACAAGCTGACCACCATCTACCACGACGTGAAAGAAATTGACGACCTGTCGGAACTGCTACGCGACCAGATCCGTCACTTCTTCGAGAACTACAAAACTCTCGAGCCCGGCAAGTGGGTAAAAGTACAAGGCTGGGGCAACGCTGCCGAAGCCAAACAAGCTATCGTAGACTCGGTTAACGCCTACAAAGGCTAA
- a CDS encoding acyl-CoA dehydrogenase family protein: MSDYFNETHEQVRLTARKFIETHVRPYIDQWEEAGEFPRDIYRKAGDAGLLGIGFPEALGGIGEGDIFLKVATSEELMRSSSGGFVASLGSLDIGLPPVAKWARQEIQEQIVPPVLRGEKISALAITEPGGGSDVANIKTRAVRDGDHYIVNGSKTFITSGSRADHYTVAVRTGGEGHAGISLLLIDRDMPGFSNGNKLRKMGWWASDTAELFFEDCRVPADRLIGAENAGFIAIMSNFLAERLSLSIMAYMTAQLAYEAALDYTKQRQAFGRTVSGFQVTRHKLVDMATQIEIAREYTYRCAALMQAGKNPIKQVAMAKNFSVEVCEKVTREAVQLFGGMGFMRESVVDRLYRDAKILSIGGGTTEIMKELIAKQMRL; the protein is encoded by the coding sequence GTGTCTGATTACTTCAACGAAACCCACGAACAGGTACGCCTGACCGCTCGAAAATTCATCGAAACCCACGTTCGCCCTTATATCGACCAATGGGAAGAAGCCGGCGAGTTTCCGAGGGACATCTATCGAAAAGCCGGCGATGCTGGCCTTCTGGGCATAGGATTTCCGGAAGCACTCGGCGGGATCGGTGAAGGTGACATTTTCCTGAAAGTGGCCACCTCAGAAGAACTCATGCGCTCCAGCTCCGGCGGATTTGTGGCCAGCTTGGGCTCCCTAGACATAGGCTTGCCGCCCGTCGCCAAATGGGCCAGGCAAGAAATTCAGGAGCAAATCGTACCTCCGGTACTGCGCGGCGAGAAAATCTCTGCCCTTGCCATCACCGAACCCGGCGGTGGCTCCGACGTCGCCAACATCAAAACCCGCGCGGTTCGTGACGGTGACCACTACATCGTCAACGGCAGCAAAACTTTCATCACCAGCGGCTCCCGCGCCGACCACTACACCGTTGCCGTCCGCACCGGCGGCGAAGGCCATGCAGGCATCAGCTTACTGCTAATCGACCGCGACATGCCTGGTTTCTCTAATGGCAACAAACTGCGTAAAATGGGCTGGTGGGCCAGCGACACCGCCGAACTCTTCTTCGAAGACTGCCGAGTCCCCGCCGACCGTCTGATCGGCGCCGAAAACGCCGGCTTCATCGCCATCATGAGCAATTTTCTGGCCGAACGCCTGAGTTTGTCCATCATGGCCTACATGACGGCCCAACTGGCTTACGAAGCAGCTCTGGATTACACCAAACAACGCCAAGCTTTCGGCCGTACCGTTTCCGGCTTCCAAGTCACCCGCCACAAGCTGGTCGACATGGCCACCCAGATCGAGATCGCCCGGGAATACACCTACCGCTGCGCAGCTCTCATGCAAGCGGGCAAAAATCCCATCAAACAAGTGGCCATGGCGAAAAACTTCTCCGTGGAAGTCTGCGAAAAAGTCACCCGCGAAGCCGTGCAACTATTCGGCGGCATGGGCTTCATGCGTGAATCCGTGGTTGATCGCCTATACCGCGATGCCAAGATCCTCTCCATCGGCGGCGGCACCACCGAAATCATGAAAGAACTGATTGCCAAACAGATGCGGCTGTAG
- the rpiA gene encoding ribose-5-phosphate isomerase RpiA: MTQDELKKAVAKAAMDHIAPHLNRKSVIGVGTGSTANFFIDFLADYKNEFDGAVASSEATAERLKGHGIPVYDLNAIDELEYYVDGADETNERLELIKGGGAALTREKIVAAVAKTFICIADDSKKVDILGAFPLPVEVIPMARSHVGREIVKLGGDPVYRDGVTTDNGNIIIDIHNMDISRPIQVEERINNIVGVVTNGLFARRPADLLLLGTSEGVQSIPRQDN; this comes from the coding sequence ATGACTCAGGACGAACTCAAAAAAGCCGTGGCAAAAGCCGCCATGGACCATATTGCCCCACACCTGAACCGCAAGAGCGTGATCGGGGTCGGTACTGGCAGCACCGCCAACTTCTTTATCGATTTTCTGGCCGATTACAAAAACGAGTTTGACGGCGCAGTCGCCAGCTCCGAAGCTACCGCTGAACGCCTAAAGGGGCACGGCATCCCGGTTTACGACCTGAACGCGATCGACGAACTGGAATACTACGTAGACGGTGCCGATGAAACCAACGAACGACTAGAGCTGATCAAGGGTGGCGGTGCAGCTCTTACCCGTGAAAAAATCGTCGCAGCGGTCGCCAAAACCTTCATCTGTATAGCCGACGATTCAAAAAAAGTGGATATCCTGGGTGCATTCCCTTTACCGGTTGAAGTTATTCCTATGGCCCGCAGCCACGTTGGCCGCGAGATCGTAAAACTCGGCGGCGACCCGGTGTATCGTGACGGTGTCACCACCGACAACGGCAACATCATCATCGACATCCACAACATGGACATCTCGCGCCCGATTCAAGTGGAAGAACGAATCAACAACATTGTTGGGGTAGTTACCAACGGCCTGTTCGCACGCCGTCCGGCTGACTTGCTGCTACTCGGGACCAGCGAAGGCGTGCAGAGCATTCCTCGCCAAGACAATTAA
- the ilvA gene encoding threonine ammonia-lyase, biosynthetic has product MPQRYIKKILDARVYDIAIETPLTEARSLSARLDNNIMLKREDLQPVFSFKIRGAYNRIAQLSEEQKAKGVICASAGNHAQGVAMSAKKLGIKATIVMPQTTPDIKVKSVRERGAKVVLKGDAFDEAAAHAQELIAKHGYTYIPPYDDPDVIAGQGTVAMELMWQFSQPLHAVFIPVGGGGLIAGMAAYIKYLRPDIKIIGVEPEDSNCLQAALAAGERVVLDEVGIFADGVAVKQIGEEPWSICKDTVDEVITVSTDEICAAIKDVFEDTRSIAEPAGALSVAGIKKYIAREQLEGENLAGVLSGANMNFDRLRYISERTEIGEKREAVLAVTIPEQPGAFKTFIKALHKRSITEFNYRYADDQQAVIFVGIQIQAGGLGREELLQDLREIGYSVIDLTDSDIAKQHIRHLVGGHAPSITNEVVYQFEFPERPGALLKFLMSLGTRWNISLFHYRNHGAAYSRVLLGAQVNADETQAFEEMLEKVGFRYENMTDNEAYKLFLGAGNGKSD; this is encoded by the coding sequence ATGCCGCAACGTTACATCAAGAAGATCCTCGATGCGCGGGTCTATGACATCGCCATCGAAACACCGCTCACTGAAGCCCGCAGTCTGTCTGCACGTCTTGACAACAATATTATGCTCAAGCGCGAAGACCTGCAGCCGGTGTTTTCCTTCAAGATTCGTGGCGCGTACAACCGGATTGCTCAACTTTCGGAAGAGCAAAAAGCCAAGGGCGTGATTTGTGCGTCTGCCGGTAACCACGCCCAGGGCGTGGCCATGTCAGCGAAAAAACTGGGCATCAAAGCGACCATCGTCATGCCGCAAACCACGCCGGACATCAAAGTAAAGTCCGTCCGCGAGCGAGGCGCCAAAGTGGTGCTCAAAGGCGATGCCTTTGACGAAGCTGCAGCGCACGCGCAGGAGTTGATTGCCAAGCACGGTTATACCTACATCCCGCCTTATGACGACCCAGACGTCATTGCCGGGCAGGGTACCGTGGCTATGGAGTTGATGTGGCAGTTTTCACAGCCGTTGCACGCTGTGTTTATTCCCGTCGGTGGTGGCGGTTTGATCGCCGGTATGGCGGCGTACATCAAATACCTGCGCCCGGATATCAAAATCATTGGCGTGGAGCCGGAAGACTCCAATTGCTTGCAGGCCGCCCTGGCCGCAGGTGAGCGAGTGGTGCTGGACGAAGTGGGCATCTTCGCCGACGGCGTTGCGGTGAAACAGATTGGTGAAGAGCCTTGGAGTATCTGCAAGGACACCGTCGATGAAGTGATCACCGTCAGTACCGATGAAATCTGCGCGGCCATCAAAGACGTCTTCGAAGACACCCGTTCCATCGCTGAGCCAGCGGGCGCTCTGTCCGTGGCCGGAATCAAAAAATACATCGCGCGTGAGCAGCTTGAAGGCGAAAATTTGGCCGGCGTACTCAGCGGCGCCAACATGAATTTCGACCGTTTGCGTTATATCTCCGAACGCACGGAAATTGGTGAAAAACGCGAAGCTGTGCTGGCGGTGACCATCCCGGAACAACCCGGCGCGTTTAAAACGTTCATCAAGGCTTTGCACAAACGCAGTATCACCGAGTTCAACTATCGCTACGCGGATGACCAGCAAGCGGTGATCTTCGTGGGTATCCAGATTCAGGCTGGTGGACTCGGCCGGGAAGAGTTGCTGCAAGACCTGCGGGAAATCGGTTATTCCGTGATCGATCTCACCGATAGCGACATAGCGAAACAGCACATTCGTCACCTGGTCGGCGGCCACGCGCCATCAATCACCAACGAGGTGGTCTATCAGTTCGAGTTCCCCGAACGCCCGGGTGCACTGTTGAAATTCCTGATGTCTCTCGGCACCCGCTGGAACATCTCTTTGTTCCACTACCGCAATCACGGCGCAGCCTACAGCCGTGTGCTGCTTGGCGCTCAGGTGAATGCTGACGAAACGCAGGCATTTGAAGAGATGCTGGAGAAGGTCGGATTCCGCTACGAGAACATGACCGACAACGAAGCGTACAAGCTGTTCTTGGGAGCGGGTAACGGCAAGTCTGACTGA
- a CDS encoding 5-formyltetrahydrofolate cyclo-ligase, whose protein sequence is MNTLSRSDLRKELRSLRNHLSFEQQQQASEHLALNLLRHPDLYRAKHIGIYLANDGEIDPHLFIDLGRRKNIHFYLPVLHPIYPGKLVFSPYRDGTELTPNRFGIPEPPFPEPRRRPAWSLDAVLFPLVGFDEQGGRLGMGGGFYDRTFAFSRVRPAMAPKLVGLAHEFQKVESLPIEPWDVPLHSVVTDKRCYQFRR, encoded by the coding sequence TTGAACACCCTTTCCAGAAGCGATCTCCGCAAAGAATTGCGCAGCCTGCGCAACCATCTCTCCTTCGAACAGCAGCAACAAGCCTCAGAGCACCTCGCACTGAATCTGCTTCGTCATCCCGATTTATATCGCGCCAAACACATCGGCATTTATCTAGCTAATGACGGCGAAATCGATCCGCATTTGTTTATTGATCTGGGGCGGCGTAAGAACATTCACTTTTATTTGCCGGTGTTGCATCCGATTTATCCCGGCAAGTTAGTCTTCAGCCCCTATAGGGATGGCACGGAACTAACGCCAAATCGTTTCGGCATTCCCGAGCCCCCATTCCCTGAACCCAGACGCAGGCCAGCCTGGTCTTTGGATGCGGTTTTGTTTCCGCTGGTGGGCTTTGATGAACAAGGCGGTAGATTGGGTATGGGCGGTGGCTTCTATGACCGCACTTTTGCTTTTAGCAGAGTTCGGCCGGCTATGGCACCCAAGCTGGTCGGGCTTGCCCATGAGTTTCAAAAGGTGGAATCGTTACCGATCGAACCGTGGGATGTACCTCTCCACAGCGTGGTTACTGATAAGCGGTGTTATCAGTTCCGGCGGTAG
- a CDS encoding cell division protein ZapA, which translates to MSQQSTTVEVRILDKEYLVACPQEEQEALLRAARHLDNKMREIRSTGKVFGTERIAVMAALNITHSLLERDTMSEATSSLLKAMDNRLDEALGEPSDR; encoded by the coding sequence ATGTCACAGCAGTCAACCACCGTCGAAGTCCGGATTCTCGACAAAGAGTACCTGGTGGCCTGTCCGCAGGAAGAGCAAGAAGCGCTACTGCGTGCCGCTCGGCATCTGGATAACAAAATGCGGGAAATCCGCTCTACCGGCAAGGTGTTCGGCACCGAACGTATTGCGGTGATGGCCGCGTTGAATATTACGCATTCCCTCCTGGAGCGAGACACAATGTCTGAAGCTACCAGCAGCCTGCTAAAAGCCATGGATAACCGCCTGGACGAGGCTTTGGGCGAACCCTCTGACCGCTAA
- a CDS encoding TIGR02449 family protein, which yields MEQSEVQLLADKLDKLIERCEKLERDNALLRETQDDWNRERAQLMQKNDLAKNKIEAMIGRLRALEHH from the coding sequence ATGGAACAGTCCGAAGTACAGTTGTTAGCGGACAAGCTGGACAAGTTGATCGAGCGCTGCGAAAAACTCGAGAGAGACAACGCTTTACTGCGAGAAACGCAGGACGATTGGAATCGTGAGCGAGCCCAGCTTATGCAAAAAAACGATCTTGCTAAAAACAAGATTGAAGCCATGATTGGTCGCCTTCGGGCACTGGAGCACCACTGA